The Toxorhynchites rutilus septentrionalis strain SRP chromosome 3, ASM2978413v1, whole genome shotgun sequence genome includes a region encoding these proteins:
- the LOC129776298 gene encoding glucose-6-phosphatase 3 isoform X2, with product MCNFSRYEEYLATVTRAFDPKILFLTVIPLVAACSTRLYSRLLLSVLLTEYVNTLLKWILAEDRPFWWVRETKEFTTLNRPKLYQNELTCEPSPGNPSGHLMTSTTYLYVIFSVLEEAGMRYGKFVVIAMRICYYLALLFISVSRMYFGCHFLHQCIFGILMGVILTKLTMSLSFEKYLTKLTRKRRLTYCSMICMTFLGVYWVQKALGVDPQWSVKMAFKWCDDPFFLDPSTTLVFSIIRLTGALIAFAIVGPVLKSLPLDRKRSIPLTLLMMVVKWTAISYTPRHYGVIVYYLYTFLIHLIFTYCYMRLVPAVTSVSVDSRVQRNNRPKMS from the exons ATGTGTAA TTTCTCGCGATATGAAGAATATTTGGCCACAGTTACTAGGGCGTTTGATCCGAAGATTCTATTCCTTACGGTAATTCCCCTGGTCGCAGCATGCAGCACTCGTCTATATTCACGGCTTCTGCTTAGCGTATTGCTTACCGAATACGTGAATACACTGCTCAAATG GATACTTGCCGAAGATCGACCATTTTGGTGGGTGAGGGAGACCAAAGAGTTCACCACATTGAACCGCCCTAAGCTGTACCAAAATGAACTCACGTGTGAACCTAGCCCGGGGAATCCGTCCGGTCATTTAATGACCTCGACTACCTATCTCTATGTGATATTCTCCGTACTTGAGGAGGCTGGTATGCGGTATGGAAAGTTTGTTGTGATTGCAATGCGCATATGCTACTATTTAGCGTTGTTGTTCATATCTGTTTCACGGATGTACTTCGGGTGTCATTTTTTGCACCAATGCATATTTGGGATACTGATGGGAGTAATCTTAACTAAATTAACCATGTCACTAAGCTTCGAAAAGTATCTCACGAAGCTAACTCGAAAGCGCAGATTGACTTACTGCAGTATGATATGTATGACGTTCTTGGGTGTGTACTGGGTACAAAAAGCTCTCGGAGTAGATCCACAATGGTCAGTCAAGATGGCCTTCAAGTGGTGTGATGATCCTTTCTTTTTGGATCCTAGTACTACGCTCGTGTTCAGCATCATTCGCCTGACCGGAGCATTGATTGCCTTTGCCATAGTCGGACCTGTTTTGAA ATCACTTCCACTCGACCGCAAACGAAGTATCCCGTTAACGCTATTGATGATGGTTGTCAAATGGACAGCAATTAGTTACACGCCACGCCATTATGGTGTCATAGTTTATTATCTTTACACGTTTTTAATTCATCTGATTTTTACCTATTGCTACATGCGATTAGTGCCGGCTGTGACGAGCGTGAGTGTAGATTCGAGAGTACAACGCAACAACAGACCTAAAATGAGTTAA
- the LOC129776298 gene encoding glucose-6-phosphatase 3 isoform X1: MQLYGYLLKSEIYQILYVQDVFSRYEEYLATVTRAFDPKILFLTVIPLVAACSTRLYSRLLLSVLLTEYVNTLLKWILAEDRPFWWVRETKEFTTLNRPKLYQNELTCEPSPGNPSGHLMTSTTYLYVIFSVLEEAGMRYGKFVVIAMRICYYLALLFISVSRMYFGCHFLHQCIFGILMGVILTKLTMSLSFEKYLTKLTRKRRLTYCSMICMTFLGVYWVQKALGVDPQWSVKMAFKWCDDPFFLDPSTTLVFSIIRLTGALIAFAIVGPVLKSLPLDRKRSIPLTLLMMVVKWTAISYTPRHYGVIVYYLYTFLIHLIFTYCYMRLVPAVTSVSVDSRVQRNNRPKMS, translated from the exons ATGCAATTATACGGTTATCTGTTGAAGAGTGAAATCTACCAAATCTTGTACGTTCAGGATGT TTTCTCGCGATATGAAGAATATTTGGCCACAGTTACTAGGGCGTTTGATCCGAAGATTCTATTCCTTACGGTAATTCCCCTGGTCGCAGCATGCAGCACTCGTCTATATTCACGGCTTCTGCTTAGCGTATTGCTTACCGAATACGTGAATACACTGCTCAAATG GATACTTGCCGAAGATCGACCATTTTGGTGGGTGAGGGAGACCAAAGAGTTCACCACATTGAACCGCCCTAAGCTGTACCAAAATGAACTCACGTGTGAACCTAGCCCGGGGAATCCGTCCGGTCATTTAATGACCTCGACTACCTATCTCTATGTGATATTCTCCGTACTTGAGGAGGCTGGTATGCGGTATGGAAAGTTTGTTGTGATTGCAATGCGCATATGCTACTATTTAGCGTTGTTGTTCATATCTGTTTCACGGATGTACTTCGGGTGTCATTTTTTGCACCAATGCATATTTGGGATACTGATGGGAGTAATCTTAACTAAATTAACCATGTCACTAAGCTTCGAAAAGTATCTCACGAAGCTAACTCGAAAGCGCAGATTGACTTACTGCAGTATGATATGTATGACGTTCTTGGGTGTGTACTGGGTACAAAAAGCTCTCGGAGTAGATCCACAATGGTCAGTCAAGATGGCCTTCAAGTGGTGTGATGATCCTTTCTTTTTGGATCCTAGTACTACGCTCGTGTTCAGCATCATTCGCCTGACCGGAGCATTGATTGCCTTTGCCATAGTCGGACCTGTTTTGAA ATCACTTCCACTCGACCGCAAACGAAGTATCCCGTTAACGCTATTGATGATGGTTGTCAAATGGACAGCAATTAGTTACACGCCACGCCATTATGGTGTCATAGTTTATTATCTTTACACGTTTTTAATTCATCTGATTTTTACCTATTGCTACATGCGATTAGTGCCGGCTGTGACGAGCGTGAGTGTAGATTCGAGAGTACAACGCAACAACAGACCTAAAATGAGTTAA